The genomic region ATAAAATATGACAGTATTAGAATTGAAAAATATGAAGATGATCTAAAACCTATTTTCAAAGGACCTAATCCACAAAATTTTTCTATTTTAACCTGTCCAAAGTGCGGTTTTACATTCTTTTCTGAAGATACTGACTTATTAAAAAAAGTTTCTAAAGAAACAAAAAAAGAATTAAAAAATTATTTAAAAAGAGCTCGTGACAAACTAGGAAGAATTGATAATACAAAAAATAAAGATACGGAATTTTTAAAAAAACAATATGCTCTTGCTGGAATAATATATAGAATTCTCAACAAACCCGGAAATGTTGCTAAAAGTTTAATTAGACTTGCCTGGATTTTTAGGGATGAAAATAAAACGATGGAAGAACTGAAATTATTGATTTCTGCTGTAAAAATATTAGAAGAAAATTTTAAAAATTTAAATTCAGATGAAGAATTAATTATTTATTATTTTTTTAAGGGATATACAAATTTACGTATAGGAAAAAGAAAAGAAGCAAAAGAATTTTTTAATAAACTTGTAGGAAGATATAGAAATAGTAAAAATCCTTATGTAAAAAAAGCTGAATTTTTGAAAGGTGATCTATGATGAGAAAAAATTTTTTTATATTCATACTTATTTTTGTAATAAGCATTTTTTTTAATTCATGTTCTTTGCTTCAACCAACTATTACTAACCCTGAAATAGAAAGTAGATTAAACAATCTGGAAAGTGAAGTAACTTCTCTAAAGCTAACTTTAAACAATTACAATCAAACACTTACTGAGTACAAAGATTATGTTAATCAAACAAATAAAAAAATAAATGATATTTCTAATAACATTAGGGTATTAAAAAGTGAAATAAAAAATATATCTTACACCCTTGATTCATCCAATACGCAAATTCAACAAATATTAAAAGATTATAATTCTGAGTTGTCACTTATAAATAAATCTTTGAACGATTTAAAAAGTAAAATTTCCGTATTAGAAAAAAGAAAAGACGACAAATTTTATACTGATATATTAAATACTTTTGAAAATAGATTAAAAAATATCGAAAACAATATACAAATCCTAAATAACGAAACCGTAAAAACCGAAGATTTACCATCAATTACAAAAAAATTTATTACTAAAGATTCAACGATTCTCGCAGATAATAAAAACTATATAGATTCAAAATTCAGTTCTTTAAATAAACAATTTAAGGAATCTATAAATACTATAAATCAGAATGTTTTTTCTTTAAATTCAAGTATAACAAATGTACAAAATTCAGTAAGCGATTATTATACTGAATTTCTTAAATTTAAACAAAATAATGAAAAGAATTTTTCAAATATTAGCGTTCAAATTTCTGATTTAGATAAGCGTTTAACCGATTTAAGGCAGAATAATAAAATATTGGAAAATAAACTAAAAGATTTAAGCACAGATCTATATAAAATTACACTTAGTTCAACTGAAATAAAAAATTCTATTGATAAGTCTGTTAAAACAAATATTGATAATTTATTAAAAACCGTAAACTCATTGGATAAAATCTGGCAAATAAATTTTGAAACACTTGAAAATGATCTAGATTCTTTAAAAAACGATTATTCCAAATTTAAAGAAAACACATCCGGAATTATAAGTGAGGAAAATCTAAAAAAATACGTTTATGAATCTGTTGAAACCGAAACCCAAAGAGAAGTTGCTAAACTATTTTATAAAACCAAAAGTGAAGAATTACTTAAAATTAAAAGTCTTGAAGAAAAGCTGGATAATGTAGATAAGACAATAGGAAACCTTAAAAATTCTTTTGAATTATTATCTTCAAGACCTATTAACACTTTTGACGAAAAATACAAAACAAAATTAGAAGAGCTTGAAAGAGAACTAACAAATGCTTTAATATCATTTTCAAATGCAGAAATTAAAAATTTGTTTGGTTCTGGTGACCAGATTATTTATAAAATAAAACCCGGAGATACTTTAAGTCAGATTGCAGTAGCTTTTGGATTAGGATATAATGGTATTGATTTAATAAAAGTGGCCAATAATATAGATGATCCAAGAACTATTAGAGTTGGACAAAAAATTATTATCCCTGTGAATAATATTGAGAAATTCCTAAACTGGCCTTTAAGCTATACTACACCTGCAAATTATGAAAGGATAGTTATTAGATTCGGCGATAGAATTTCAACTGGTGTAGCAGTAGGGCTGGGAATATTACCATTAAAAAATGAATCTATAAAACCCGCATTA from Marinitoga aeolica harbors:
- a CDS encoding DUF2225 domain-containing protein codes for the protein MGDFWEDSTTCPLCGRAFNYTKIKYDSIRIEKYEDDLKPIFKGPNPQNFSILTCPKCGFTFFSEDTDLLKKVSKETKKELKNYLKRARDKLGRIDNTKNKDTEFLKKQYALAGIIYRILNKPGNVAKSLIRLAWIFRDENKTMEELKLLISAVKILEENFKNLNSDEELIIYYFFKGYTNLRIGKRKEAKEFFNKLVGRYRNSKNPYVKKAEFLKGDL
- a CDS encoding peptidoglycan DD-metalloendopeptidase family protein, with the translated sequence MRKNFFIFILIFVISIFFNSCSLLQPTITNPEIESRLNNLESEVTSLKLTLNNYNQTLTEYKDYVNQTNKKINDISNNIRVLKSEIKNISYTLDSSNTQIQQILKDYNSELSLINKSLNDLKSKISVLEKRKDDKFYTDILNTFENRLKNIENNIQILNNETVKTEDLPSITKKFITKDSTILADNKNYIDSKFSSLNKQFKESINTINQNVFSLNSSITNVQNSVSDYYTEFLKFKQNNEKNFSNISVQISDLDKRLTDLRQNNKILENKLKDLSTDLYKITLSSTEIKNSIDKSVKTNIDNLLKTVNSLDKIWQINFETLENDLDSLKNDYSKFKENTSGIISEENLKKYVYESVETETQREVAKLFYKTKSEELLKIKSLEEKLDNVDKTIGNLKNSFELLSSRPINTFDEKYKTKLEELERELTNALISFSNAEIKNLFGSGDQIIYKIKPGDTLSQIAVAFGLGYNGIDLIKVANNIDDPRTIRVGQKIIIPVNNIEKFLNWPLSYTTPANYERIVIRFGDRISTGVAVGLGILPLKNESIKPALPGRVLETGNLSNNSYYIKIDHGNGVVTVYSNLISINVKEGKWVDSETILGTVKKDKLFNFEIWKNGEPKDPMKLFFKYLGNFKATFYTEWDDKIIYYPAFRLTKSQNVPRPWVTVAADPNFLPLGTVVYIPEFRNSPNFGFFEIEDIGSKIRGNRLDIYINDVRLAQNTQDVSVYVVGEKNRR